Proteins encoded by one window of Quadrisphaera setariae:
- the ftsW gene encoding putative lipid II flippase FtsW, protein MARTGTGTATATTIDLRDGVVPSATTTATGTSAPDRRAPRPAPRRPALTRRQHAAAWGDALLGGPLPGRLARWDTPLLTYGVLQGAVLMLVAIGLVMVLSSSSVEEIQAGSSPFAAVVSQSMFAVLGLVAMLVAARLPPVFWRRVAPVVVVVAAGLESLVLTPLGVGVGGNTNWIRLAPGVQGQPSEFGKIALVLWCALVLASKHKVIHQPLRWGLPLALGVLPVIGFVLAGGDLGTTMVMLLVVAGTIFAAGVPLRHLGLLAVVGLVGVAVAASTGNRVERINAFLTGNTDRQGTGYQATSGLYALASGGLTGLGLGGSRQKWSWLPEAHNDFIFAILGEELGLVGTLVVLALFVVFGWCCARVVRRSKDLFAAVLVAGVMVWVLGQAAVNIAVVIGLAPVLGVPLPLISAGGSALLCTLIGVGLVLSCARHSPGAQAALSARPGLVRRSLAVVSRGGRR, encoded by the coding sequence GTGGCGAGGACGGGCACCGGGACGGCGACCGCGACGACGATCGACCTGCGCGACGGTGTCGTGCCGTCGGCGACCACCACCGCGACGGGCACCTCCGCGCCCGACCGGCGCGCGCCCCGGCCCGCTCCCCGCCGGCCCGCGCTGACCCGCCGCCAGCACGCCGCCGCCTGGGGTGACGCGCTGCTCGGCGGCCCGCTGCCCGGCCGGCTGGCCCGCTGGGACACCCCGCTGCTCACCTACGGGGTGCTGCAGGGGGCTGTGCTGATGCTCGTGGCCATCGGCCTGGTCATGGTGCTGTCGAGCTCCAGCGTGGAGGAGATCCAGGCGGGCAGCTCGCCGTTCGCCGCGGTGGTCTCGCAGTCGATGTTCGCGGTGCTCGGGCTCGTGGCGATGCTCGTCGCGGCGCGCCTGCCACCGGTGTTCTGGCGCCGCGTGGCGCCGGTCGTCGTGGTGGTCGCCGCGGGCCTGGAGTCCCTCGTGCTGACGCCGCTGGGCGTCGGCGTGGGCGGCAACACCAACTGGATCAGGCTCGCCCCGGGCGTTCAGGGCCAGCCGTCGGAGTTCGGCAAGATCGCCCTGGTCCTGTGGTGCGCCCTGGTGCTGGCCAGCAAGCACAAGGTGATCCACCAGCCCCTGCGCTGGGGACTGCCGCTGGCCCTGGGCGTGCTGCCGGTCATCGGGTTCGTGCTGGCCGGCGGCGACCTCGGCACCACCATGGTCATGCTGCTCGTCGTCGCCGGGACGATCTTCGCCGCGGGGGTGCCCCTGCGCCACCTCGGGCTGCTCGCCGTCGTGGGTCTGGTGGGCGTCGCGGTGGCGGCCAGCACGGGCAACCGCGTGGAGCGCATCAACGCGTTCCTCACCGGCAACACCGACCGGCAGGGCACCGGCTACCAGGCCACCAGCGGCCTGTACGCGCTCGCCTCCGGCGGGCTCACCGGGCTGGGCCTGGGCGGCAGCCGCCAGAAGTGGAGCTGGCTGCCCGAGGCCCACAACGACTTCATCTTCGCGATCCTCGGCGAGGAGCTCGGACTGGTCGGCACGCTCGTCGTGCTCGCGCTGTTCGTGGTGTTCGGCTGGTGCTGCGCGCGGGTCGTGCGTCGCAGCAAGGACCTCTTCGCCGCCGTGCTCGTCGCCGGTGTCATGGTGTGGGTGCTGGGGCAGGCGGCCGTCAACATCGCCGTCGTCATCGGGCTCGCCCCGGTGCTCGGCGTGCCGCTGCCGCTGATCTCCGCAGGTGGCTCGGCGCTGCTGTGCACCCTCATCGGCGTGGGGCTGGTGCTCTCCTGCGCCCGCCACAGCCCCGGGGCGCAGGCCGCGCTGAGCGCCCGCCCCGGCCTGGTGCGCCGGTCCCTGGCCGTGGTCTCCCGGGGAGGCCGCCGATGA
- the murD gene encoding UDP-N-acetylmuramoyl-L-alanine--D-glutamate ligase: protein MAGSSRVPSRGPAEWEGLRVVVAGFAVSGAAAAYALAERGARVLAVDSREGPGEAERAKLLDVLGGKVALGPGASDALHLVDGSPPDLVIASPGWRPSAPLLAQAARAGIPIWGEVELAWRLRGTAGPVGAPVGPASSAPWLCVTGTNGKTTTTTMLASILRAHGLRATTAGNIGTPLVEAVLDPAGADVLAVELSSFQLHGAHTLAPRASAVLNLAADHLDWHGSMGAYAADKGRIYTDTERACVYNADESPEGQDWPTTEQLVVDADVQEGCRAIGFTLGVPGLSMLGVVDDVLADRAYVADRANSAAELCTLADLADASGGVVAPHVVANALAAAALARAHGVSQQAVRDGLLSTRPGAHRIAVVARSGGVAWVDDSKATNAHAAAASLAGAPAAAGSDAHDGTRVVWVAGGLAKGAQFDDLVGAQASRLRAAVLIGTDREPLRGALARRAPGVPVVEVDGPAASAAGGVMPAAVRAAAAAALPGDVVLLAPASASMDQFTSYAERGDAFAAAVRALLDSSTEGEG from the coding sequence GTGGCCGGGTCCTCACGCGTCCCGAGCCGCGGTCCCGCCGAGTGGGAGGGCCTGCGCGTCGTCGTCGCCGGGTTCGCCGTCTCCGGGGCGGCTGCGGCCTACGCGCTCGCCGAGCGCGGCGCCAGGGTCCTGGCCGTCGACTCCCGCGAGGGCCCGGGCGAGGCCGAGCGCGCCAAGCTCCTCGACGTCCTCGGCGGGAAGGTCGCCCTCGGCCCCGGGGCCTCCGACGCCCTGCACCTGGTCGACGGGTCCCCGCCGGACCTCGTCATCGCCTCGCCGGGCTGGCGCCCGTCGGCGCCGCTGCTCGCGCAGGCCGCCCGCGCCGGCATCCCGATCTGGGGCGAGGTCGAGCTGGCCTGGCGCCTGCGCGGCACGGCCGGTCCCGTCGGCGCCCCCGTGGGCCCGGCCTCCTCGGCCCCGTGGCTGTGCGTGACCGGAACCAACGGCAAGACCACGACGACGACGATGCTCGCGAGCATCCTGCGGGCCCACGGCCTGCGCGCCACCACGGCCGGCAACATCGGCACCCCGCTGGTGGAGGCCGTGCTCGACCCGGCCGGCGCCGACGTGCTGGCCGTGGAGCTGTCCAGCTTCCAGCTGCACGGCGCGCACACGCTGGCGCCGCGGGCCTCCGCCGTCCTCAACCTCGCGGCCGACCACCTCGACTGGCACGGGTCGATGGGCGCCTACGCCGCCGACAAGGGCCGCATCTACACCGACACCGAGCGCGCGTGCGTCTACAACGCCGACGAGAGCCCTGAAGGCCAGGACTGGCCGACCACCGAGCAGCTCGTGGTGGACGCCGACGTGCAGGAGGGCTGCCGCGCCATCGGCTTCACCCTCGGCGTGCCGGGCCTGTCGATGCTCGGCGTGGTGGACGACGTCCTCGCCGACCGCGCCTACGTGGCCGACCGCGCCAACAGCGCCGCCGAGCTCTGCACCCTGGCCGACCTCGCCGACGCCTCCGGCGGCGTGGTCGCCCCGCACGTGGTGGCCAACGCCCTGGCGGCCGCCGCGCTGGCCCGCGCGCACGGCGTCTCCCAGCAGGCCGTGCGCGACGGCCTGCTGTCCACCCGGCCCGGCGCCCACCGCATCGCGGTGGTGGCCCGCTCCGGCGGGGTGGCCTGGGTGGACGACTCCAAGGCCACCAACGCCCACGCCGCGGCCGCCTCGCTGGCCGGCGCGCCGGCCGCGGCGGGCTCGGACGCCCACGACGGCACCCGCGTGGTGTGGGTGGCCGGCGGCCTGGCCAAGGGCGCCCAGTTCGACGACCTCGTCGGGGCGCAGGCCTCCCGCCTGCGGGCCGCGGTGCTCATCGGGACCGACCGCGAGCCGCTGCGCGGCGCCCTGGCGCGGCGCGCCCCGGGCGTGCCGGTGGTCGAGGTCGACGGCCCCGCGGCGTCCGCGGCCGGTGGGGTCATGCCCGCCGCCGTGCGCGCCGCCGCCGCGGCGGCGCTCCCCGGCGACGTCGTGCTCCTGGCGCCGGCCTCGGCGTCGATGGACCAGTTCACCAGCTACGCCGAGCGCGGCGACGCCTTCGCCGCCGCCGTCCGTGCTCTGCTGGACAGCTCGACCGAGGGGGAGGGCTGA
- the mraY gene encoding phospho-N-acetylmuramoyl-pentapeptide-transferase — MIGVLVAGFSSLVVALFGTPLFIRFLVHRGYGQFIRDDGPTTHHTKRGTPTMGGAVIIGATVIGYGVAHLVFMTPPSVSGLLVLGLMVGLGVVGFLDDFIKISKQRSLGLRSVPKLIGQTVVGLVFAVLALQFPDEHGFRPASTHISFTRDTAVDFAVLGTIAGAVLFVAWALLMVAATSNGVNLTDGLDGLASGATAAVAGAFTLIGIWQSNQSCFSTRLATTEGPVAACYATRDPLDLAVVAIALMAACIGFLWWNASPAKIFMGDTGSLALGGALAGLAITTRTELLLVVLGGLFVIIALSVVIQVGSFKLTRKRVFRMAPLQHHFELVGWAEVTIVTRFWIIAGLFVGLGLGLFYGEWVVGSAL, encoded by the coding sequence GTGATCGGCGTCCTCGTCGCAGGGTTCTCCTCGCTGGTGGTGGCGCTGTTCGGCACGCCGCTGTTCATCAGGTTCCTCGTGCACCGCGGGTACGGGCAGTTCATCCGCGACGACGGCCCCACCACCCACCACACCAAGCGCGGCACGCCCACCATGGGCGGCGCGGTGATCATCGGCGCGACCGTCATCGGGTACGGGGTGGCGCACCTCGTGTTCATGACGCCGCCGTCGGTCTCCGGCCTGCTGGTGCTCGGCCTCATGGTGGGCCTGGGCGTGGTGGGCTTCCTCGACGACTTCATCAAGATCTCCAAGCAGCGCAGCCTCGGCCTGCGCAGCGTGCCCAAGCTCATCGGGCAGACGGTCGTGGGCCTGGTCTTCGCGGTGCTCGCGCTGCAGTTCCCCGACGAGCACGGCTTCCGGCCCGCCTCCACGCACATCTCCTTCACCCGCGACACCGCCGTGGACTTCGCCGTGCTCGGCACCATCGCCGGCGCGGTCCTCTTCGTGGCGTGGGCGCTGCTCATGGTGGCGGCCACGAGCAACGGCGTGAACCTCACCGACGGCCTCGACGGCCTGGCCAGCGGCGCCACCGCCGCGGTGGCCGGGGCGTTCACGCTCATCGGCATCTGGCAGTCCAACCAGAGCTGCTTCTCCACCCGGCTCGCCACCACGGAGGGGCCCGTGGCCGCGTGCTACGCCACGCGGGACCCGCTCGACCTCGCCGTCGTGGCGATCGCCCTCATGGCGGCGTGCATCGGCTTCCTGTGGTGGAACGCCTCGCCCGCCAAGATCTTCATGGGCGACACCGGCTCCCTGGCCCTCGGCGGAGCGCTCGCGGGCCTGGCCATCACCACCCGCACCGAGCTGCTGCTCGTGGTGCTGGGGGGCCTGTTCGTCATCATCGCGCTGTCGGTGGTGATCCAGGTCGGGTCGTTCAAGCTGACCCGCAAGCGCGTGTTCAGGATGGCGCCGCTGCAGCACCACTTCGAGCTGGTGGGCTGGGCCGAGGTCACCATCGTCACGAGGTTCTGGATCATCGCCGGGCTGTTCGTGGGCCTGGGCCTGGGCCTGTTCTACGGGGAGTGGGTGGTCGGAAGTGCCCTCTGA